One region of Manduca sexta isolate Smith_Timp_Sample1 chromosome 25, JHU_Msex_v1.0, whole genome shotgun sequence genomic DNA includes:
- the LOC115455277 gene encoding cytoplasmic tRNA 2-thiolation protein 2-A, translating into MICKKCGALGTITLRKKDIYCDVCFSINIVHKFRGCIGKNKILSKDENVLICLSGGKGSTVLLDLIHNGIVLDNHKKLRIRPLFLHISNGDVDRINNIIKQCKLYSFDVYIANIADYFEPNLKILNTNSLPIVNAEHNEKINNMFKDIPLSVYNDMMLKIKRSLFIKYAKLLDCELIFTAETTTSLAINLLSNISIGRGSQIENDIGFMDNRNEKIKIIRPMKDISQEELDNYMRIKQLTCINFDHHQENSIQSVISNFVGDLQENFPATVSTVCKTADKIGLHNDNKIKKDMKCIICESNLNRKNLKLSALEATEFSRLVSLLKPQPTPINSNDGLHTEDWAVVNSMHKSMFPFIHKTLCFSCSRNYAQMSQSQLTQTIQELILT; encoded by the exons atgatttgCAAAAAATGTGGTGCTTTAGGTACTATCACTCTAAGAAAAAAAGACATTTACTGTGATGTTTGCTTCTCAATAAACATTGTGCACAAATTTCGCGGTTGcataggaaaaaataaaatattatcaaaagacGAAAATGTATTGATTTGTTTGTCTGGAGGTAAAGGTTCTACAGTGTTATTGGACTTGATTCACAATGGGATAGTTTTAGATAACCACAAGAAACTGCGGATCCGTCCACTTTTCTTACACATAA gTAATGGGGATGTAGATcgcataaacaatattataaaacaatgtaaattgtATAGCTTTGATGTTTACATTGCCAATATTGCTGATTATTTTGAaccaaatctaaaaatattgaatacaaaCAGCCTGCCGATTGTGAATGCTGAACATAatgaaaagattaataatatgtttaaagatATACCCTTAAGTGTATACAATGATAtgatgttaaaaattaaaagaagtttatttataaaatatgccaAACTTTTAGACtgtgaattaatatttactgCAGAAACAACCACAAGCTtggcaataaatttattatctaaCATATCCATTGGACGTGGGTCACAAATAGAGAATGATATT ggATTTATGGATAacagaaatgaaaaaataaaaataataagaccCATGAAAGATATAAGTCAAGAGGAATTAGACAATTACATGAGAATCAAACAATTAACATGTATTAATTTTGATCATCACCAAGAAAACAGTATACAATCTGTTATTAGTAATTTTGTAGGAGATTTACAGGAAAATTTCCCAGCAACTGTATCTACTGTATGTAAAACTGCAGACAAAATTGGTTTACacaatgacaataaaattaagaagGATATGAAATGCATCATCTGTgag AGTAATTTGAATAGAAAAAATTTGAAGCTGTCTGCCCTGGAAGCAACTGAATTCTCAAGATTGGTATCCCTTTTGAAGCCTCAACCTACGCCTATAAATAGTAATGATGGTCTACACACTGAAGATTGGGCAGTGGTAAACAGTATGCATAAGTCCATGTTTCCCTTTATTCATAAAACACTTTGTTTTAGTTGTAGCAGAAACTATGCTCAGATGAGTCAATCTCAACTAACACAAACCATCCAGGAgttaatattaacttaa